From the Butyrivibrio fibrisolvens genome, one window contains:
- the essC gene encoding type VII secretion protein EssC, whose amino-acid sequence MNYRVTIYNSRIYREVTISDNSFNTLSIGTGEECHVALIRNDYFEDFKILIEKHQDKFTLFCEGGIYIKSEASFNESIHDLVPGDSITVRYKASDADVLYIDFMADFGIVQDNYNLAILMPVGRMIYVGGASGSDIFINDLVTGGESAGLIYNGDNYILDPSNLSYGVMVNGVYKKGDKISLYDNDFICINGYFFYLEKGTVYTTDSGKVTSHLSSSLVELSENHLNYPRFFRSVRQQYKDPDYKIKVLPPEKAPEKQKRGLLITLIPSVTMFAAMILLRGVMGGRNITYVLYFGISMGVGIIMSIVNYFKEKKEYKQKMIHRVEKYNEYLDDKEKEIIEARENEKTIFKKRNRSLKDTVSSIEKFDASLFEKAPSDVDFLDICIGMGSVESVCQVEFNEKQFVEIEDPMMEYPEKVHDKYRYIDDMPVVLHLSDSNATGVIGVRSKLYQMAKNLLIEICGQHFYKDVKVFMIMDEIDKQDFEWIRWFKNMSSDNAAMRNLIFDDRSRKSGLAYLYGELSARENLKAAEIENLPYIVVFCYRSDAIMNHPVLNYVSKAKDLRFAFVFFEEYEELLNAGCDVKVYLEPQDNRGYIQDSKDGQEVQNFVYDHVERIVAEKCALRLGSVYVDEVSLESTLTKNITMYQLLGIMNAFDLDLNSRWNASKVYESMAAPIGVKSGGEILALDLHEKFHGPHGLVAGTTGSGKSELLQTYILSVATLFHPYEVSFIIIDFKGGGMANQFRDLPHLNGAITNIDGKQIDRSLMSIKAELMRRQELFAKYDVNQIDNYIRLYRDGKTDIPLPHLILIVDEFAELKSDQPEFMKELISAARIGRSLGVHLILATQKPAGVVNDQIWSNSKFKLCLKVQSKSDSNEVLKSPLAAEIREPGRAYLQVGNNELFELFQSAYSGAPTHLGNTDNKRKFEINAVTLSGARIPVYSQKPEKTKGTETQLEALTQYIHDYCDKQNIDKLPSIVLPPLGEIIPYPSDLKVSGTDITVPIGIYDDPARQAQNELELNFTQNHIFILGSSLSGKSYLLQSMIYGLATKYSPEEVSIYIIDFASMIMRTFEKMNHVGAVVTISEDDKLKNLMKFMLSTIDERREKLADIGLSSYSAYREAGYKDMPQIILFVENYTVFRSTYAEHEDNFLKICRDGVAVGISIVITNQQTSGIGYKLLTNFAVKIALNCNDRSQYTALLDRCRIRPDDVPGRGLIPIDNEIKEFQSYLAFSMGKEVERISKINEFIEKVNTKYEGSIVKTIASVPAQVTNAFLKNQYGIKGFDKYKMIEGVAYTDTRAVQTDLISRPLMGILGREDLGRIGYLKYCINEMEDGNKTSPVKLYLIDDTEEKLSFAEGLGITDNYTTSNTEIIDIIEQIHDIAKTRHERLTADAGALEGEPLIMLMINSKTAMDTIASNEDVFNKYKELTDTFKKCRICIWFTNVDNKAISPVGSNPIHRQVRDCGNLLMFENIGDIKILTIPMAIVKAAKKPCVLGDAFCIAGNSITRVKTPQA is encoded by the coding sequence ATGAATTATAGAGTAACTATATATAATTCACGTATCTACAGGGAAGTAACGATAAGTGATAATAGTTTTAATACGCTGAGCATCGGTACCGGAGAGGAGTGCCATGTTGCACTTATAAGAAATGATTATTTTGAAGATTTCAAAATACTTATAGAAAAGCATCAGGACAAGTTTACCCTTTTCTGTGAAGGGGGTATCTATATAAAGAGTGAGGCATCTTTTAATGAGAGTATCCATGATCTTGTACCCGGCGACAGCATAACTGTTCGCTACAAAGCATCAGACGCAGATGTTCTGTATATAGATTTCATGGCCGATTTTGGCATAGTGCAGGACAATTATAACCTGGCTATCCTGATGCCTGTTGGCCGCATGATATATGTTGGCGGCGCCAGCGGAAGCGATATCTTCATCAATGACCTTGTTACAGGCGGTGAATCTGCAGGACTTATCTATAATGGCGATAACTATATACTTGACCCGTCGAACCTTTCATATGGCGTAATGGTTAACGGAGTCTATAAAAAAGGCGATAAGATCAGCCTCTATGACAACGACTTCATATGTATTAACGGCTATTTCTTTTATCTGGAAAAAGGAACTGTCTATACAACAGACTCCGGCAAGGTAACCTCGCATCTGTCTTCGTCTTTGGTGGAGCTGTCAGAAAATCATCTGAATTATCCAAGATTTTTTAGAAGTGTACGTCAGCAGTACAAGGATCCCGATTACAAGATCAAGGTACTGCCTCCTGAGAAAGCCCCTGAGAAGCAAAAGCGTGGTCTTCTTATAACACTGATCCCATCTGTTACCATGTTCGCGGCCATGATCCTCTTAAGAGGTGTTATGGGTGGAAGGAATATAACATACGTCCTGTACTTTGGTATCTCCATGGGCGTTGGAATAATCATGTCCATCGTCAACTATTTTAAGGAGAAAAAAGAATATAAGCAGAAGATGATCCACAGAGTCGAGAAATACAATGAATATCTCGATGATAAGGAAAAAGAGATCATAGAAGCAAGAGAGAATGAGAAGACTATATTCAAAAAGAGAAACCGGAGCCTGAAAGATACTGTAAGCTCCATCGAAAAGTTCGATGCAAGTCTTTTTGAAAAAGCACCCTCCGATGTTGACTTTCTTGATATATGTATTGGCATGGGCAGCGTTGAATCTGTGTGCCAGGTTGAATTCAACGAGAAGCAGTTTGTTGAGATTGAAGACCCAATGATGGAATACCCTGAGAAAGTACATGATAAGTACAGATATATCGATGATATGCCGGTTGTGCTTCACCTGTCAGACAGCAACGCGACAGGTGTTATTGGCGTACGGTCAAAACTGTATCAGATGGCCAAAAACCTGCTGATAGAAATCTGTGGTCAGCATTTTTATAAAGATGTCAAAGTGTTCATGATAATGGATGAGATTGATAAGCAGGACTTTGAATGGATCAGATGGTTTAAAAACATGTCATCTGATAACGCAGCCATGCGTAATCTCATATTTGATGACAGAAGCAGAAAAAGCGGCCTTGCCTACCTTTATGGAGAACTGTCTGCAAGAGAAAACCTTAAAGCTGCTGAAATAGAAAACCTGCCATATATAGTCGTATTTTGCTACAGAAGCGATGCGATAATGAACCATCCTGTGCTTAACTATGTATCCAAAGCCAAGGATCTTCGCTTTGCCTTTGTTTTCTTTGAAGAATATGAAGAACTGTTAAATGCAGGCTGTGATGTTAAGGTGTACTTAGAGCCTCAGGATAACAGAGGTTATATTCAGGATTCCAAGGACGGACAGGAAGTTCAGAACTTTGTATATGACCATGTTGAGCGAATTGTGGCAGAAAAGTGTGCGCTTCGTCTTGGAAGCGTGTACGTAGATGAAGTAAGTCTTGAGAGCACACTTACCAAGAATATCACCATGTATCAGCTTCTTGGCATCATGAATGCTTTTGATCTTGATCTTAATTCAAGATGGAATGCTTCCAAGGTATATGAGAGTATGGCAGCACCTATTGGAGTTAAGAGCGGTGGTGAGATCCTTGCCCTTGACCTTCATGAGAAATTCCATGGACCTCACGGCCTTGTTGCAGGAACTACCGGCTCCGGTAAATCAGAGCTCTTGCAGACATATATACTGTCTGTTGCTACTCTTTTCCATCCATATGAAGTCAGCTTCATAATCATTGACTTTAAAGGTGGTGGTATGGCCAATCAGTTCAGGGATCTGCCTCATCTTAACGGTGCCATCACCAACATCGATGGCAAGCAGATAGACAGATCGCTTATGTCTATCAAAGCTGAACTAATGCGTCGTCAGGAATTGTTTGCCAAGTATGATGTCAACCAGATAGATAACTATATCCGCCTGTATCGTGATGGCAAAACAGATATACCGCTTCCTCACCTGATACTGATCGTAGATGAGTTCGCCGAACTTAAGAGTGACCAGCCTGAGTTCATGAAGGAACTTATATCTGCAGCACGTATAGGTAGATCTCTTGGTGTACATCTCATACTTGCTACTCAGAAACCAGCCGGCGTTGTTAATGACCAGATCTGGAGTAACTCCAAGTTTAAGCTCTGTCTTAAGGTTCAGAGTAAGAGCGACAGTAATGAAGTATTAAAGTCTCCACTTGCTGCAGAAATAAGAGAGCCGGGTAGAGCTTATCTTCAGGTAGGTAATAACGAACTGTTTGAGCTCTTCCAGTCAGCATACAGTGGGGCTCCAACACACCTTGGTAATACAGACAACAAGCGAAAGTTTGAGATAAATGCGGTCACTCTGTCAGGTGCAAGAATCCCTGTATACAGTCAGAAGCCTGAAAAGACCAAGGGAACAGAAACTCAGCTTGAAGCACTTACTCAATATATCCACGACTACTGTGATAAGCAGAATATAGATAAGCTTCCCAGCATAGTCCTTCCGCCGCTTGGAGAGATCATACCCTATCCATCTGATCTTAAGGTATCAGGAACAGACATTACTGTTCCTATTGGTATATATGATGATCCTGCAAGACAAGCGCAGAATGAGCTTGAACTGAACTTTACCCAAAACCATATCTTTATCTTGGGTTCATCACTTAGTGGTAAGTCATATCTTCTTCAGAGTATGATCTATGGTCTTGCGACCAAGTATTCACCGGAAGAGGTCAGCATATATATCATTGATTTTGCATCAATGATCATGCGCACTTTTGAGAAGATGAATCATGTGGGCGCTGTAGTTACAATCAGTGAAGATGACAAGCTTAAGAATCTCATGAAGTTCATGCTGAGCACAATTGATGAGCGAAGAGAGAAGCTTGCAGACATAGGTCTTAGCTCATACAGCGCATATCGTGAGGCGGGCTATAAGGACATGCCACAGATAATCCTCTTTGTGGAGAACTATACTGTATTCAGATCAACTTATGCTGAGCATGAAGATAACTTCCTTAAGATATGCAGGGACGGCGTAGCTGTAGGTATATCTATAGTAATAACCAACCAGCAGACATCCGGTATAGGATACAAACTTCTTACTAATTTTGCAGTTAAGATCGCGCTCAACTGTAATGACCGCTCACAGTATACAGCGCTCCTTGACAGATGTCGTATAAGACCGGACGATGTACCGGGACGAGGCCTCATCCCGATAGACAACGAGATCAAGGAATTCCAGTCATACCTGGCATTCTCTATGGGCAAAGAAGTTGAAAGAATATCAAAGATAAATGAATTTATAGAAAAAGTAAATACAAAGTATGAAGGAAGTATAGTAAAGACAATCGCTTCTGTTCCGGCTCAGGTAACAAATGCATTCCTTAAGAATCAGTATGGAATTAAGGGCTTTGATAAGTACAAGATGATAGAAGGTGTTGCCTACACTGATACAAGAGCTGTACAGACAGACCTTATAAGCAGACCTCTTATGGGAATTCTTGGACGAGAAGACCTTGGAAGGATCGGTTATCTTAAATACTGCATAAATGAGATGGAAGATGGCAATAAGACATCGCCGGTTAAGCTGTACCTGATCGATGATACTGAAGAGAAGTTATCATTCGCAGAAGGACTTGGCATAACAGATAACTATACTACAAGTAATACTGAGATAATCGATATCATCGAGCAGATCCATGACATCGCTAAGACCCGCCACGAAAGACTCACAGCTGATGCAGGAGCACTTGAAGGTGAACCTCTCATAATGCTTATGATCAACTCTAAAACAGCCATGGATACAATTGCATCAAATGAAGATGTATTCAATAAGTATAAAGAGCTTACAGATACCTTCAAAAAGTGCAGGATCTGCATATGGTTTACTAACGTGGACAATAAGGCAATCTCACCGGTAGGCTCTAATCCTATCCATCGTCAGGTAAGAGATTGCGGTAACCTTCTCATGTTCGAGAACATAGGAGATATCAAGATACTGACTATCCCTATGGCGATAGTCAAAGCTGCAAAGAAACCTTGCGTATTGGGCGATGCTTTCTGCATTGCAGGCAATTCGATCACAAGGGTCAAGACACCGCAGGCATAA
- a CDS encoding AAA family ATPase: MKHNIVLIVCMDQEYISSVEYDLASVLGMDYVLETIDDTAYLEEYLKSSHRIDTLIIDEELAGEFCQKQNPAHVYQLSEGDESSGKINKYAGSQGIVQALGDMYLLKDTNEQAHLTHLINVVSVSGGAGKTVTALGTAYWLSRQGYKTLYVDAEDFQTYDQILGCSTGDEACDRKLASAMRDCSKESIESIIQADFMDYIRPFHGIPASYGVEISRYYELVNILVESSDYDYIVLEHGAGVISGAIMRQILAGDRLIIAATQSANSRKRLTRFLENIGQYSGQSFIVCGRYIKDRPDYLQDPVIDDDIPIAEYIPEADKELTMKDIFERKLLRDTAEAVV, encoded by the coding sequence ATGAAGCATAACATCGTCCTTATTGTATGTATGGACCAGGAATATATAAGCAGCGTTGAATATGATCTTGCCAGCGTACTTGGCATGGATTATGTGCTGGAAACCATTGATGATACGGCATATCTTGAGGAATATCTTAAATCTTCCCACAGAATAGACACACTTATCATCGACGAAGAACTTGCAGGTGAATTCTGCCAAAAGCAGAACCCGGCTCATGTGTATCAGCTGTCAGAAGGTGATGAGAGTAGCGGGAAGATCAATAAGTATGCAGGATCTCAAGGCATAGTACAGGCCCTTGGAGATATGTATCTTTTAAAGGATACTAATGAACAGGCGCATCTGACGCATCTTATAAATGTCGTATCCGTAAGCGGAGGAGCCGGTAAGACAGTGACAGCCCTTGGAACAGCGTATTGGCTTTCAAGACAAGGATATAAGACCTTGTATGTGGATGCAGAGGATTTCCAGACTTATGATCAGATCCTTGGATGCAGCACCGGAGATGAGGCTTGTGACAGGAAGCTTGCATCTGCGATGAGAGATTGTTCCAAAGAGAGCATTGAGAGCATTATTCAAGCAGATTTTATGGATTATATAAGACCATTTCATGGAATACCTGCTTCTTATGGTGTTGAGATATCCAGGTACTATGAACTTGTAAATATCCTGGTAGAGAGCAGCGATTATGATTATATAGTTCTAGAGCATGGAGCAGGTGTTATAAGTGGCGCCATCATGAGGCAGATCCTTGCAGGAGATCGGCTGATAATAGCAGCTACGCAGAGCGCCAATTCAAGAAAGCGCCTTACAAGATTTCTTGAAAACATCGGTCAGTACTCCGGCCAGAGTTTTATTGTATGTGGAAGATATATAAAGGATAGACCTGACTATCTGCAAGATCCTGTCATTGACGATGACATCCCTATTGCAGAGTACATCCCTGAAGCTGATAAGGAGCTGACTATGAAGGATATATTTGAAAGAAAGCTTCTTAGAGATACTGCAGAAGCAGTTGTGTGA
- a CDS encoding EsaB/YukD family protein — translation MEEKIIVIFKNQITGQSIDLEIPLNLSATELINGLNKGFDLGIDMDNPSRCYLRSKNPTALIRGEVTLEEIGLRNGTIIYFDGVWQERQ, via the coding sequence ATGGAAGAGAAGATAATAGTCATATTTAAAAATCAGATCACTGGCCAGAGCATAGACCTTGAGATTCCCCTGAACCTTTCAGCAACGGAACTTATAAACGGACTAAACAAAGGCTTTGACCTTGGAATAGACATGGACAACCCTTCAAGATGTTATTTAAGATCCAAGAATCCCACAGCTTTAATAAGGGGTGAAGTAACACTTGAAGAGATCGGACTTAGGAATGGTACGATCATATATTTTGATGGAGTATGGCAGGAAAGACAATGA
- a CDS encoding FHA domain-containing protein, whose amino-acid sequence MIIQKSFSHISYTLEDDEYSKLALKMISGAAAPNIIKPVTTMNNGRKRFMYSVRDLTQISLLSSEMDEKQAIHVLSSYKDVLNRIEAQTFLKKDFLELDTDRVFVDVKTGDVKFIIVPVMTHDNSGGHRSFLKKNYDFISAVLDKLQLYEDSRLCFMHDMCLCISGMKDDNPGILCELEDLYTYLISEFDIEADADIKQEDKRYIESSQDELKKKDNKAISEIELHYDGDYGTFTFYITKNSFTIGKAPDNDGALSMNPVVSRYHLVIEIDGDKAYVTDLNSSNHTFINRMIIPSNQKVLLEDQSVLRIANMDFEVRISA is encoded by the coding sequence ATGATTATCCAGAAATCATTTTCTCACATCTCCTACACATTAGAAGATGATGAATATTCCAAGCTTGCACTGAAGATGATATCAGGTGCAGCGGCTCCCAACATTATAAAGCCAGTAACAACCATGAATAACGGAAGAAAGCGTTTTATGTATTCTGTAAGGGATCTGACGCAGATATCTTTACTTTCTTCGGAAATGGATGAGAAGCAGGCTATACATGTGCTTAGCTCTTACAAGGATGTTTTAAACAGAATTGAAGCTCAGACATTTCTGAAAAAAGATTTCCTTGAGCTTGACACTGATCGCGTTTTTGTTGATGTTAAGACCGGAGATGTCAAGTTTATCATCGTACCGGTTATGACGCATGATAACTCTGGCGGTCATAGATCTTTTCTTAAAAAGAATTATGACTTTATCAGTGCAGTTCTTGATAAGCTGCAGCTTTATGAAGACAGCAGGCTATGCTTCATGCATGATATGTGCTTGTGTATTAGTGGCATGAAAGATGATAATCCGGGTATTCTCTGCGAACTTGAAGATCTTTATACATATCTTATTAGTGAATTTGATATAGAAGCAGATGCTGATATTAAGCAGGAAGATAAGAGATATATAGAATCTTCCCAGGATGAACTTAAGAAAAAAGATAACAAAGCTATAAGTGAGATTGAACTTCACTACGATGGAGATTACGGCACATTTACTTTTTATATAACTAAAAATTCTTTTACTATAGGCAAGGCGCCTGATAATGATGGTGCTCTATCCATGAATCCGGTTGTCAGCAGATATCATCTTGTTATTGAGATTGATGGCGATAAGGCATATGTTACTGATCTTAACAGTAGTAATCATACTTTCATTAACAGGATGATTATTCCTTCGAATCAGAAAGTTTTATTGGAAGACCAGAGTGTTCTCAGAATAGCGAATATGGATTTTGAAGTTAGAATATCAGCATGA
- a CDS encoding IS110 family transposase, whose protein sequence is MNSTQNKKIRQVTEKTMIVGIDVGSVKHYFRAFDWRGIELTRRPIPFTNSMEGFNAFHDVVNDLMDKNNLEITLVGLEPTGHYWFNLGQYMNGKNIKFVMVNPHHVHKSKELDDNSPSKNDCKDPKVIANLVRDGRYFYTYMPSGIYAELRNASNRRFTLVEEQIRCKNRIHKWISVYFPEYKGIYTHIDAKGGILLLKNAPTPEDIIEIGVEGIIKIWKDAKLRGNGHKKAITIFNRALNSIGFKEGLTEARIEIKDLIEDYETQTKRLEQINDLIKNLTLQIKHVDKLLEIKGVGIITVAGFIAEVGDITRFDNSKELQKLAGLELVEDSSGKHNGKTKISKRGRKRLRYLLIQAAISVIGKNAEFKQIHNYYTTRNDNPLKKMQSVTAVACKLIRVFHVVLVKGVSYDASKMLEDIKYPGGAKLIAA, encoded by the coding sequence ATGAATTCTACACAAAACAAAAAGATTAGACAAGTGACAGAAAAGACAATGATTGTCGGTATTGATGTTGGAAGCGTTAAGCACTATTTCAGGGCTTTTGATTGGAGAGGAATCGAACTCACCAGAAGACCTATCCCATTCACCAATTCAATGGAGGGATTCAACGCTTTCCATGATGTAGTAAATGACCTGATGGACAAGAACAACCTTGAGATTACCCTTGTAGGTCTGGAACCCACGGGGCACTACTGGTTTAACCTTGGGCAGTATATGAATGGCAAAAATATAAAGTTTGTCATGGTTAATCCTCATCATGTACATAAGTCCAAAGAGCTTGACGATAACAGTCCGTCAAAGAATGACTGTAAAGATCCTAAGGTCATTGCTAATCTCGTAAGAGATGGCCGCTACTTCTACACATATATGCCATCAGGAATATATGCGGAACTCAGAAATGCTTCAAACCGTAGATTTACATTGGTAGAGGAGCAGATACGTTGTAAGAACAGGATTCATAAATGGATCAGCGTATATTTCCCTGAATACAAAGGAATTTATACACATATAGATGCCAAGGGAGGCATACTCCTTTTAAAGAATGCACCTACTCCGGAAGATATAATAGAGATTGGTGTTGAAGGTATCATTAAGATATGGAAGGACGCAAAACTGCGTGGAAATGGTCATAAGAAGGCCATAACCATATTTAATAGGGCTTTGAACAGTATAGGCTTTAAGGAAGGTCTTACTGAGGCCAGAATCGAAATAAAGGATCTCATAGAGGATTATGAGACACAGACAAAACGGCTTGAACAGATCAATGATCTGATCAAGAACCTCACCCTTCAGATAAAGCATGTGGATAAGTTGCTTGAGATAAAGGGTGTAGGGATAATAACAGTAGCAGGTTTTATAGCGGAAGTTGGAGATATCACGCGCTTTGATAATTCCAAAGAACTTCAGAAACTTGCTGGATTGGAACTGGTAGAAGACAGTTCTGGAAAGCATAATGGCAAGACCAAGATAAGTAAAAGAGGGCGAAAGCGCTTGAGATATCTGCTCATTCAGGCAGCCATATCGGTTATCGGAAAGAATGCAGAATTCAAGCAGATCCATAATTATTACACTACCAGAAATGACAATCCGTTAAAGAAGATGCAGTCGGTAACAGCAGTAGCCTGTAAGCTGATAAGAGTATTCCATGTAGTCCTTGTAAAAGGAGTCAGCTACGATGCATCAAAGATGCTTGAGGACATCAAGTATCCGGGAGGAGCAAAGCTTATAGCTGCATAA
- a CDS encoding RHS repeat domain-containing protein: MSKASDDYFYMLDELGTGMYLTGTDGTVSDTYAYDEFGRNLDPCTGKEKPQYQKQGNILQPLAFTGYQTDEMTESYFAQARFYNAGNGRFVSEDKVRGHKIRPDSINHYLYCYNMPIKLVDLNGREPIDDEFVDYKEHVEETSNAIETVDNSIDSFMDKLDEKDHPIIIIGGSGSAGSGGVGSYGAQLVIDTTKIFTDPLYCFGVQLAGGLGVQMGSSAKGSLYAGMMWADDITCAQGYGTEVGVSGGEVIVYGAGMWASGDADPTGEKNKFGGYLSLGVGVEGQVAELHVTETYGSPLFYPFQALYDGAKYVIENSYKEVNNELSLPKAKLKGLQNVAATVLKAKEKSRLITNNINGECED, from the coding sequence ATGTCTAAAGCCAGTGATGACTATTTCTATATGCTGGACGAACTGGGTACAGGCATGTATCTGACAGGAACAGATGGAACAGTGTCGGACACATATGCTTACGATGAATTTGGAAGGAATCTGGATCCTTGCACAGGAAAAGAAAAACCTCAGTACCAAAAACAGGGAAATATCCTTCAGCCACTTGCATTCACCGGGTATCAGACCGACGAGATGACAGAAAGTTACTTTGCTCAGGCAAGATTCTATAATGCAGGAAATGGACGCTTTGTAAGTGAGGATAAGGTTAGAGGTCATAAGATTCGTCCAGACAGTATAAATCATTATTTATATTGTTATAATATGCCTATCAAACTTGTTGACTTAAATGGTAGAGAACCTATTGATGATGAGTTTGTTGATTATAAAGAACATGTCGAAGAAACGTCAAATGCCATAGAGACAGTAGATAATTCCATAGATAGTTTTATGGATAAACTAGATGAAAAAGATCATCCTATTATTATAATAGGCGGATCGGGATCCGCAGGATCAGGAGGAGTTGGTAGTTATGGTGCTCAGCTTGTGATAGATACTACTAAAATATTTACAGATCCGCTTTATTGCTTTGGTGTTCAATTAGCAGGTGGACTTGGCGTTCAAATGGGTTCGTCTGCAAAAGGGTCACTTTATGCTGGGATGATGTGGGCGGATGATATAACTTGTGCTCAGGGCTATGGAACAGAAGTAGGAGTTAGCGGAGGTGAAGTTATAGTATATGGTGCAGGTATGTGGGCCTCTGGTGATGCTGATCCAACGGGTGAAAAAAATAAATTTGGAGGATATTTGTCATTGGGGGTAGGAGTTGAAGGACAAGTTGCAGAGTTACACGTTACTGAAACATATGGATCGCCTTTGTTTTATCCATTTCAAGCATTATATGATGGTGCAAAATATGTGATTGAAAATTCATATAAAGAAGTAAACAATGAATTATCATTGCCTAAGGCAAAACTAAAAGGTCTTCAAAATGTTGCTGCTACTGTTTTGAAAGCAAAAGAAAAATCTAGGTTGATAACCAATAATATAAATGGAGAGTGCGAAGATTAA
- a CDS encoding RHS repeat-associated core domain-containing protein: MLERTVNGETESFIYDKNVISMSKAGDNYYYLQDELGSPMYMTGTDGAAVSSYAFDDFGRGIDPFTGKIKEAGNKQHTKHAYTTEGNIIQPFAFTGYQEDEVSGLKFAQARYYSADIGRFIGVDLRKGIIEYPNTLNSFSYCINNPYSFVDRNGQWLSLKDFNVSDALATAGMAVATTAAVVGGIALATATAPVSVPLIAAGAVVGAGVAYDASVISDWKNDSHANLTKAVDNAAAGAMIGGTIVAGAGAVMASGGATLETVGTALLENKDVVTSTVGGFISTATGNSFSSGFWSTYVNSKVTSATRAGFWGNFWGGVSGTATSEFITNVENGNRNPNFGRLASKSLLNGMAQAVIGGMGDEYSNALQSTDPDIGSQIAWYVINDLKNQSLLGQSASYIIDNLTNDNECPLHIIKCFLQ, encoded by the coding sequence ATGCTTGAAAGAACAGTCAACGGCGAGACAGAAAGCTTCATCTATGACAAGAACGTAATCTCTATGTCTAAAGCAGGTGATAACTACTATTATCTTCAGGATGAACTTGGCTCACCAATGTACATGACAGGTACAGACGGTGCAGCAGTATCATCATATGCATTTGATGATTTTGGACGTGGCATTGATCCGTTCACAGGCAAGATCAAAGAGGCAGGCAATAAACAGCACACTAAGCATGCTTATACCACAGAGGGCAACATCATCCAGCCATTTGCATTCACAGGCTATCAGGAAGATGAAGTATCTGGACTTAAGTTTGCACAGGCAAGATACTACAGTGCAGATATAGGTAGATTTATAGGTGTCGATTTAAGGAAGGGCATCATAGAATATCCTAATACACTTAACTCGTTTAGTTATTGTATTAACAACCCATACTCTTTCGTTGATAGAAATGGACAATGGCTAAGCTTAAAAGATTTTAATGTAAGTGATGCACTTGCAACTGCCGGAATGGCAGTTGCAACTACAGCTGCAGTTGTTGGAGGTATAGCATTAGCTACAGCGACTGCTCCCGTTTCTGTTCCATTAATTGCTGCTGGCGCTGTTGTAGGCGCTGGGGTGGCATATGATGCTTCTGTAATATCTGATTGGAAAAATGATAGCCATGCTAATCTTACAAAAGCAGTGGACAATGCTGCAGCTGGTGCTATGATAGGAGGAACTATAGTTGCTGGCGCAGGAGCAGTTATGGCATCTGGAGGTGCAACACTTGAAACTGTAGGTACTGCATTATTGGAAAATAAAGATGTTGTTACTAGTACAGTAGGTGGATTTATTAGTACAGCAACAGGCAATTCATTTAGCTCTGGCTTTTGGTCAACTTATGTAAATAGTAAAGTAACTTCAGCCACAAGGGCTGGATTCTGGGGAAATTTCTGGGGAGGTGTATCTGGTACAGCAACTAGTGAATTTATTACTAACGTTGAAAACGGAAATCGTAATCCTAATTTTGGTAGGCTCGCATCAAAATCTCTACTAAATGGGATGGCACAAGCAGTAATTGGAGGAATGGGCGATGAATACAGTAATGCTTTACAGTCAACTGACCCTGATATTGGTAGCCAAATAGCATGGTATGTAATAAATGATTTAAAAAATCAGAGTTTGTTAGGTCAATCTGCATCCTATATAATTGACAATTTAACAAATGATAATGAATGTCCTCTCCATATAATCAAGTGTTTTCTTCAGTAA